The Lactuca sativa cultivar Salinas chromosome 2, Lsat_Salinas_v11, whole genome shotgun sequence genome includes a window with the following:
- the LOC122196461 gene encoding small acidic protein 1 — MKPTPAELYVEMEDQASTMEMDVDDAEALDIFREGPLDTADHHRLTDSDFFNSFEDDFNDADIN, encoded by the coding sequence ATGAAGCCAACGCCGGCGGAGCTCTACGTTGAGATGGAAGATCAAGCGTCGACGATGGAGATGGATGTCGATGACGCTGAAGCACTAGATATCTTCAGAGAAGGTCCGTTAGACACCGCCGACCACCACCGTCTCACCGATTCCGATTTCTTCAACTCATTCGAAGACGATTTCAATGATGCCGACATCAACTGA